One Anopheles marshallii chromosome 3, idAnoMarsDA_429_01, whole genome shotgun sequence genomic region harbors:
- the LOC128714020 gene encoding CDK-activating kinase assembly factor MAT1, which produces MDDQVCPRCKTTKYRNPSLKLMVNVCGHTLCESCVELLFLKGSGSCPECNVALRRSNFRVQLFEDSNVDKEVQIRKRILKDFNKKEDDFASLDEYNDYLETIEELVFNLCNNIDIINTNKRIEQYKRDNRDVIMKNKSKLSKDELELEQIVEYEKEQFEQRRKELAMIEAENRKQKTKNKEELIDSLMASYEDANAIVDKFTQKAEQSQMQLPKPVAPPPVAKQTHFSSGIATGFQGQHGFLAVPKLEEGPLFTYESQGFETDGPAPPSMEEVIDSGYISHIRPENLAEKAGGFQTNISCLRAIQEALAGLYHG; this is translated from the exons ATGGATGATCAAGTTTGTCCCCGTTGCAAAACGACCAAATATCGGAATCCATCGCTAAAACTGATGGTGAACGTGTGTGGCCATACGTTGTGCGAAAGCTGCGTAGAGTTACTGTTCCTCAAAGGGTCCGGTTCCTGTCCGGAGTGTAATGTGGCGCTGCGAAGAAGCAACTTTCGCGTGCAGCTGTTCGAGGATTCCAACGTCGATAAGGAGGTACAGATCCGCAAGCGCATTCTGAAGGATTTCAACAAAAAGGAAGATGATTTTGCATCGCTGGACGAGTACAACGATTATCTGGAAACGATTGAAGAGCTCGTGTTTAACCTCTGCAACAACATCGACATCATTAACACGAACAAACGGATTGAACAGTACAAGCGGGACAACCGGGACGTTATTATGAAGAACAAGAGCAAACTAAGCAAGGACGAGCTGGAGCTGGAACAGATTGTCGAGTATGAGAAGGAACAGTTTGAACAGCGCCGCAAGGAGTTGGCCATGATTGAGGCGGAAAATAGGAAACAGAAGACGAAAAATAAGGAAGAACTGATCGATTCGCTAATGGCAAGCTATGAGGATGCGAATGCGATTGTTGATAAGTTTACACAGAAAGCCGAACAGTCGCAGATGCAGTTGCCGAAACCGGTCGCTCCACCACCGgtagcaaagcaaacacacttCTCGTCGGGCATTGCGACCGGATTCCAGGGTCAGCATGGATTCCTGGCCGTTCCAAAGCTAGAGGAGGGCCCCTTGTTTACGTATGAATCTCAAGGTTTCGAAACGGATGGTCCGGCACCACCTTCGATGGAGGAAGTGATTGATAGCGGCTATATTTCTCATATACG ACCTGAAAATTTGGCCGAAAAAGCGGGTGGTttccaaacaaatatttcttgTTTACGGGCTATTCAAGAAGCATTGGCAGGATTGTACCATGGATAG
- the LOC128715029 gene encoding ras-related and estrogen-regulated growth inhibitor-like protein produces MKTEEKTNVPRVRIAVLGNVNVGKSALTVRYLTRRFIGEYSSNTDLLYKQTVTLDSGVLDVEIVDISAENDNGFPVEQIQWADACLIVYSITDRGSYEYAQRSLAELRQLQNAPSAYLVGNKADLDHLREVQETEGASLAASHAIGFCEVSVADNTPALYKAFERLLVESRARPVKPRKFSVSKMFGTLIGNNGTRQPPVSQGTVVPCHKGELHKSRVMKRRQAFTATASL; encoded by the exons ATGAAAACAGAGGAGAAAACAAACGTGCCACGAGTACGGATAGCTGTGCTCGGGAACGTGAACGTCGGAAAATCTG CCCTCACCGTCCGTTACCTAACCCGACGATTTATCGGCGAATACAGTTCCAACACGGACCTGCTGTACAAGCAAACGGTGACACTCGACAGCGGTGTGCTGGATGTCGAAATCGTCGACATTTCCGCCGAAAACGACAACGGATTCCCGGTGGAACAGATCCAGTGGGCTGACGCCTGTCTCATCGTGTACAGCATCACCGACCGAGGCAGCTACGAGTACGCCCAGCGGTCATTGGCCGAGCTGAGGCAGCTGCAGAATGCACCGTCGGCCTACCTGGTCGGTAACAAGGCCGATCTGGATCATTTGCGTGAG GTTCAGGAAACGGAAGGAGCATCGTTGGCCGCATCGCACGCGATCGGTTTCTGTGAAGTTTCGGTCGCCGACAACACACCCGCACTCTACAAAGCCTTTGAGCGTCTGCTGGTAGAATCCCGGGCCCGTCCAGTGAAGCCACGCAAATTTTCCGTCAGCAAAATGTTTG GTACGCTGATCGGTAACAATGGCACACGGCAACCCCCGGTCAGCCAGGGCACGGTTGTACCATGTCACAAAGGTGAGCTGCACAAGTCGCGAGTGATGAAGCGGCGCCAGGCCTTCACAGCGACTGCCTCCCTATGA
- the LOC128712516 gene encoding uncharacterized protein LOC128712516 yields MFRNRISVVRKAKAASKSSTIQSSLGSIDEAADKGDGPSSSHLGCVSLQSGVSRASETPSVGNESGAMEYAKPDEGICLDENAFFMDDSGEIRENELLLAEDDDNDVTKDLDFSRTSPALFSLTSPKRARMTLEIQQSVERNGPTMNLVTPESNYTLRVTPSSSSFVKPSVPETSPSAFRCIVNETPQQPEQHRSTAWSIRSSSQSKQSGVLKRQTITGAIDDLNEMTEELIDFIRNFEEKYPTAINGTSSS; encoded by the coding sequence ATGTTTAGAAACCGCATTTCAGTCGTTCGGAAAGCAAAAGCTGCCTCAAAATCTAGCACAATACAATCATCTCTGGGGTCAATCGATGAGGCAGCTGACAAAGGAGATGGGCCGAGCAGTTCGCATCTGGGATGTGTTTCACTACAAAGTGGTGTAAGTCGTGCAAGTGAAACGCCATCGGTTGGAAACGAATCGGGAGCTATGGAATACGCAAAGCCCGATGAAGGCATCTGCTTAGacgaaaatgcattttttatggaTGATAGTGGCGAAATCAGGGAGAATGAATTACTCCTGGCGGAAGATGACGACAACGATGTTACGAAGGATCTTGACTTTAGCCGAACATCACCCGCATTATTTTCGCTGACCTCCCCCAAAAGAGCAAGAATGACGTTGGAGATTCAACAATCGGTTGAACGAAATGGACCCACGATGAATCTGGTGACCCCTGAAAGTAATTATACATTACGGGTCACTCCTTCAAGTTCCAGTTTCGTGAAACCTTCTGTACCGGAAACATCGCCATCCGCGTTCCGATGCATTGTGAATGAAACACCACAACAGCCAGAACAACATCGAAGCACAGCGTGGAGCATCCGTTCGTCGAGTCAGTCCAAGCAGTCTGGGGTTCTGAAGCGCCAAACGATTACCGGTGCTATTGACGATCTGAACGAGATGACGGAAGAGTTGATCGATTTTATCAGGAACTTTGAAGAAAAGTACCCCACCGCAATCAATGGAACGAGTTCCTCGTAA
- the LOC128711663 gene encoding phospholipase A2 group XV-like: protein MHTRLLLLFGVVLFGCCSLSAGVFFNHGGTHLGSLKHIFRKYAHLLESDRQLSPVIFVPGDGGSQMDAMIDKPSKVSILCQKHTTTFFNIWLNKELLLPLVIDCWIDNIRLEYDNVTRTSRNAPGVVTRVPGFGQSETVEWIDPSHASVGAYFVNIANALVANGYVRDKSIIGAPYDFRKGPTEHKEYFLALKFLVEQTYTLNHDTPVTFIVHSMGAPMTLHFLQQQTADWKAKHIKRVISLAGAWAGSVKALKVYAIGDDLGAFALSGKVMRAEQITNPSLAWLLPSPLFWKPNEVLARTQSRTYTMSQMDEFFDDLDFPNGWEMRKDALPYALNFTAPGVELHCLYGSNINTVESLDYQKSYDLSGTPVLKMGKGDGTVNARSLEACQQWTKQQKQPIVSKEFPGADHMSILADVNVIDNIVQVLLADLSN from the exons ATGCATACAcgcttgctgctgctatttGGCGTTGTGCTGTTCGGGTGTTGCTCCCTATCCGCTGGAGTGTTCTTCAATCATGGTGGCACCCATTTGGGTTCATTGAAGCATATTTTCCGAAAGTATGCGCATCTGCTCGAGTCTGATCGTCAACTATCGCCTGTTATTTTTG TACCAGGCGATGGTGGAAGTCAGATGGATGCAATGATCGATAAACCCAGCAAGGTGTCGATTCTCTGCCAGAAGCACACCACCACCTTCTTCAACATTTGGCTTAACAAAGAGCTGTTGCTGCCACTCGTGATCGACTGTTGGATCGATAACATCCGGTTGGAGTATGATAATGTAACGCGCACCTCGCGTAACGCTCCCGGCGTTGTAACGCGCGTACCGGGCTTCGGCCAATCGGAAACGGTCGAATGGATCGATCCGTCACACGCGTCGGTCGGTGCGTACTTTGTCAACATTGCCAATGCGCTCGTCGCAAACGGTTACGTACGGGACAAATCAATCATTGGCGCTCCGTATGATTTCCGGAAGGGACCAA CTGAGCATAAGGAGTATTTTCTCGCGCTAAAGTTCTTGGTCGAGCAGACGTATACGCTGAACCATGATACACCGGTTACGTTCATTGTGCACAGCATGGGCGCTCCGATGACGTTACACTTCCTGCAACAGCAAACGGCCGATTGGAAAGCGAAACACATCAAGCGCGTCATCTCGCTAGCCGGGGCCTGGGCGGGCAGTGTCAAAGCCCTCAAAGTGTACGCGATCGGAGACGATCTGGGTGCGTTCGCACTGAGCGGCAAGGTGATGCGTGCCGAACAGATCACTAACCCTTCGCTGGCATGGCTGCTACCGTCACCATTGTTCTGGAAACCGAACGAGGTGCTCGCACGTACCCAATCACGCACCTACACGATGAGTCAGATGGACGAGTTTTTCGACGATCTGGACTTCCCGAACGGTTGGGAAATGCGCAAAGATGCACTTCCGTACGCACTTAACTTTACTGCACCGGGGGTCGAGTTACATTGTCTGTATGGAAGCAACATTAACACGGTCGAATC TTTGGATTATCAAAAATCGTACGATCTTAGTGGTACTCCTGTGTTGAAGATGGGCAAGGGTGACGGTACGGTAAATGCCCGTTCGCTCGAAGCTTGCCAGCAGTGGACAAAGCAACAGAAGCAACCGATCGTTTCCAAAGAGTTCCCCGGAGCCGACCATATGAGTATACTGGCCGATGTGAATGTTATCGATAACATTGTGCAGGTGTTGCTGGCGGATCTGTCTAACTAA